Sequence from the Chelonoidis abingdonii isolate Lonesome George chromosome 1, CheloAbing_2.0, whole genome shotgun sequence genome:
TGAAGGTTTTTGGGGTGTAATTTATGTGATGACTTAATCATGTAGTGATATACACTGAAAATATGCTTTCAACAAAAGATTCCTCTGTGGCATTGTATCTAGTCCTCTGTTCTTGCTGGCACTGACTTTCTAGATGAAATCCAGTTACAACTGCTATCAAGAACTGGGTTTGATGCATTTTAAAGGACTATTTGCAAGCTTGTGGATTTTAGAAGAACCATGTCTAGAGCACTGAGTGAATGTTCAGATGAGACCCTGCACTAATGGCATGTTAGGTATTCTTGCAGCAGTGAAAAGAGGGGCTTGCAACATCACCGTTTGCTCCAGAGTAAGTCACTTTGGTTCAAGCCTTCCTTTACACTTGTGCAGTGCAATGACGCTgagtaaaaggagagagaggttgCACTGATGCTGATGCACTAGTGCCAAAATCCTTAATGTAGACATGCTCAGAGTAGCCTAAGGCGCAAAAGATAGCAGTGACACAGAGGGAATGGCAACAATTGCGAGGGGAAGCAGGAAAAATGGGTTCTTTGTGGAGTAGCTCCACCAGGCCACTTGGTTCCCAGCCATTCCTGCGTTTAATACGCTCAGATTTCTTAAAATAAGCTATAAAGTAGAAGTAGGGTGATATTAGCTGTGTACATGGTATTGGCAATGTCATTActggaatattgcatgcagtattGGTGTCATACTCTAAAAGGGaaattgaaaaactggagagggttcagaaacaagctacaagaatgattaatgGTGTGGAAAACACACCTTACAATGACACTAACCAAGGTTAATTTATTTAGTTTAGCAAAGGAAAGGTTAAGAGGGAGCAGGATCAGTCTATAATTATCTACAGAGGGAGAAGATACCTGATACTtgagagctctttaatctagcaggcaAATATATGACAAGATCTAGTGGCTGAAAGTTGGAAGTCAGCAAagttcaaattggaaataagatgcagtgttttttttaagtgagcgtaattaaccattggaatataTTGCCAAGGGATGCAGTAAATTATCTATCACTTGAGTCTTAAAAAGCCatgcagtcttgatttaaaaagataagATATGCTCTAGTAGCTTAGCCACAGATTtttgggctcaatgcaggaatCACTAGGAGAAAACTATGGCttttgttatgcaggagatcagactcaGAAGGATCATTGTTACAATCTaagtcttagaatctatgaatggaAAGCAGCCTTGCAGTCCTTGTGAATGCTACAGTAGCTGTACAGAAATAATGCACACTTTATAAAGTGTGTTTGGGCTGCGTACACTGTTTACAGTATATATTGGGGGTTCTATTCCTGTGTCCCTTAGATCTGTAGTAGCTCTTGCAGACCATAACACTATGCTTAAAAAACACAAACCTAAATTCCTTCATTGCTGGTGGTAGTTGACTTGATAGTTAGTTAAGATGGATATTGTACCTAAAGCGTTTAAATACAGTTGAACTTGTCAGTAGCTAATCAAGAGACtaaaaaattgtttgcttaaAGAAGTTGATCTCTTAATAAAACATGTATCGCACGTGTTTGGGGCAGGGTGCTTGAAGACAGCAGGGTGCCTAGTTCAGCAGAGGTCGTACTGGTTTTACTTATTCTGCATATGTCACCTatacttcttttctttcttccaaagACAGTAACCCATGTGAACAGCTCTAGCTGTTTGGAAAGAAAAAGTGCAGGAAATCGAAATTCTGGACGCTTGTACTTATCTCGAACCTTGCCAGCCTTTGTAAAATGGTCTTCCTGAAAACAGAACTGTgttagagttttaaaaaaaaaaaaagctaatggtGTCACTTGGGCAGAAGAAAATTCTAGTTGTCTATACATTAGTCAATAAAATTGAGGCTGTAGATTACTCTGGAATCATCCATGCTTGCTCCTCATTCATCACAATGGGCTGGCAGCTCCCTATGTATAGTGATGTCCACTTGGAACAGagttttttttccattatgcTAGTCCTTGCTAAAGCTGTGGAAGCATTCTTTTACGTCCCCCTCCATAGCTTGGGGAGAAATTAGCAGGGATGGTGGGTACAGTTGATATCCCCACTCATTGTTGTCCTGGATGCATCATGTTCCTACCAAGAGTCTGTATTCTGGGTTTATGAAAGGACATGTTATTTCTCCTCAGTATTGTTCATCATAATGATATTTCAGTTCTGTTCCTGTCATATTTAACAGCAACAGTGACTTTGATGACTGTAATctcatccccttccccctccccccccaagtaGTAGTTCACCACTATATTAAAACAGATCTGGCTAAGTGCTAGTGGCAATATTTTGTGCAGTCTCCAGGACTCTCTGGGAAGGAGGTTTAGGGAGGATCTGCCTTTCGTGTGTTAATTTGACTTATCTTAGGTTTATCCGCTAAGGACTTTTGTTGAAAATAAGCACAAATTCAGGACTATCTTGTTAGTAGTTGGACTTGGCTAAGGAGCTTATTCTGTACATTGAACAGATGGAGAGAGGCAAGCATGAGGCTGGCACAGAGACAATCTTAGTGAATCTGTGGTAAAAATTTAAGGGGAAGGTTTGAAAACTAGTGCCACTTGGCTCACAGGCAGATTCTGACATTCTCTTGTCATGTTCTCCTTTTGCTCTTTCTCCAAAGCTGCCACAGCGCCCGCCCCACACACAATATTTTGTGGAGTGCCAGCCTTGTGTAACCATTTCAAGACCTTTAGCATCTTCTGAATTTATGGTACTGATTGGGACTTTTTCTTGGTATTAAAGCAGCTGTCCGCAAAAGAGGGAGTAGGAGCTGTGTGTGCGTGTTGACCCCACACCAATGATTCAGGTAGCTATTCAATTGGCTGTTCAGCTAACTAGCCCTCTGTGTATAAATAAAATGCCTGGTTTTAAATATTTGATATACTTATAAATTGTGGGTTTGTAGAGGTGTTAAGCATGTTttgatttgttccagtagccGGATCGAGCTGGGAGATGTGACGCCACACAACATTAAGCAGCTGAAGAGGTTAAATCAGGTCATTTTTCCTGTCAGCTACAATGACAAGTTCTACAAGGACGTGCTGGAGGTTGGCGAACTAGCCAAATTAGGTACAGTTTTTGTCAGtagttttgggggtgggtggaagtATTACCCTCCTCTGTTCTTGGTATTTGTGATACTAGCTCCTCCTGTTCCGTTAAGCAGTGAAAATATGCTTAGCTCTGTATGAGACACAGAAGAAGCCACAGTCCCTACcccagtggtcctcaacctttttggcTTGCGGGCACCAGCTGAAGGACCACTGTGGCGGTAGAGCgccgaaattcgggagcgacgCCTCTCAACGACGTCACTTGTCAacagcaagcggcgtcatcgagaggcgtccctgccaaaatgccactgcggcatttcagcaggtgctcTCCCAGGGACAAGGACACGGGCGCATTAAGATGGCCCTGTGGAcaccatggtgcccgcgggcactgcgttggggacccctgccctaccctaaagaacttgcagtctaaataggGTCTCTCTATTGGGAGTAGGTGTTCTGTCCATTACCAGCGGAAGCACAGGAAGATGTACATGGAATctcaccccttctccccaagtGGTTCATTGGCTGGACTTCTGATTAATCAAATCCTTTGACATGAGCACCACAGTGCAAACATCGCCCAGAAAATGTTAGCCAAGATTTAACATTTACCTGAAGGCGTCTTGGAGCACTGTGGAAGGAGTTAATTGGACATATGACTTATCTGACCAaaagttttattgtattttaggGAGGAATATAATTATCCATGTTCCCCGGAAAAAGTGGTTGTGGGGAACGAAGTGAAGGAAGACAAATGAAGGATAGGATATTTATAAGACTTGAGATTTCTAAATGACCAAAACTTGACTGTTTCCCTCCCTGGCAGCATATTTCAATGATATTGCAGTGGGTGCGGTATGCTGCAGAGTGGATCACTCTCAGAACCAGAAGAGACTTTACATCATGACACTTGGATGCCTGGCACCCTATCGAAGGCTAGGAATAGGTAAGGCTGTCTGCATTTTGATCTGTGTCTTCAAAGAAACATGAGTTCTGGGCCAGCCTTCTGAATGCTTTTCCAAAGTTTTCATTTCCTTTGATACAGCAGAACTTAATGCTTTATTAGAGGATGATTCCTGTCTTAGGAAGGGAACTGTGGGAAAGAAGAACTTGGTTTATAGTGAACTCTGCTTTCCCTGTCCTGTGGAAGTGAGACTCCACTTCTATAGTGCTTTCTAACTCAAGATTTCAAAGGGCTCTTTTATGTCAAGCCTAAGACCCTCCCTGTGATGTAGGTATTCTGTTTTACAGATAAAAAATACTGAAGCAAAGTGAGGTGAAATGACATGCCTTAGGGTCTCACAGCCAGTTAGTGGCACACATAGAAATATAACCTGCTCTTCCTACTGGACAATGCTCCTTCCGTTCACCATGTATGTTAGTTTTTTCCGTCACAATAAGTTAACTCTCCTCGTTTGAGGGGAGCTGCTATTTTCTCTCTACATCACGGTGTATAGCTTGGGGGttttttcagctttttctccCAGATCTGTGGGCCTCTCACATTAATCCAGgccttttatttcattaaaatgtttcattgggACAAATTGAAGTCAAAAATGaagttttattcatttaaattatttgttacCTGCTTGTCAGGTAATGTTAATAATACTGCCACTGCTATTACTTAAATTTAATTGCATTCTTTGCTCACTTTAAGGCCTTGGAAGTTTGCTTTTGAAGAAGGTTCTCTAATCAAATCATTGGTACTACATAGAGTTGCTTATGAGCATTGCTAGGCTTTAAGCTTTTTCTGTTAGCTTGAAAAGCATTAAAGCATTATCTTAAAAGAAATGATAAAGAATCAGATTTTGCGAACAGTTAAAGGAGGAAAGATAGGCCTATTAAccttaatttaatttgtttaaactcTCTGCATCTGTTCACCTATGGGGAAAATACATCACACGGTATTGGGAGGCTTTAATTCATAAATCTGTAAGGTGATTTGAAATCTTTCATGAAAGGTGTTACAGAAGAGCAAACTATTCTGTTCAGTAATCTTTTCTGTTCGAAGTATGTTTCCTGGTCTTCTGACGTGAggtttctcttctttttaatgtCTTCTTTCGCAGGAAGTCCTCCTTGTGATTGATATTTTTAAGCTTCCCTAAGGCCTTTGGATTTGGGCAACTTAATTTTAAGTTACTGTTTAAAATACCCAgtgtatacattttaatgttcctAACAGCCTCAAATAACACTTAAAACATGAACTGCAGTATGTATGCTAATTTCAGAGTATCGTAACAATGCTCTCAGCACATGCTCTAGGAGTATGTC
This genomic interval carries:
- the NAA50 gene encoding N-alpha-acetyltransferase 50 isoform X1, producing the protein MKGSRIELGDVTPHNIKQLKRLNQVIFPVSYNDKFYKDVLEVGELAKLAYFNDIAVGAVCCRVDHSQNQKRLYIMTLGCLAPYRRLGIGTKMLNHVLNICEKDGTFDNIYLHVQISNESAIDFYRKFGFEIIETKKNYYKRIEPADAHVLQKNLKTPCLAQNADVQKTDN
- the NAA50 gene encoding N-alpha-acetyltransferase 50 isoform X2, which translates into the protein MKGRIELGDVTPHNIKQLKRLNQVIFPVSYNDKFYKDVLEVGELAKLAYFNDIAVGAVCCRVDHSQNQKRLYIMTLGCLAPYRRLGIGTKMLNHVLNICEKDGTFDNIYLHVQISNESAIDFYRKFGFEIIETKKNYYKRIEPADAHVLQKNLKTPCLAQNADVQKTDN